One window of the Terriglobales bacterium genome contains the following:
- a CDS encoding farnesyl diphosphate synthase, producing MLPETLEQGRQRIDAALERLLPAAETPPASIHRAMRHSVFAGGKRLRPILAMEAAQLICGSLPAGIEDLGSALEMLHTYSLVHDDLPALDNDDLRRGRPTCHKAFGEATAILAGDALQTTAYQVLARLACPADRRVRIIEEIAVATGTVNGMIGGQVMDLEAERTRPDARTLETIHRSKTGALITASIVTGGLFAGASDAQVARLREFGRSIGLAFQIADDVLDVTQSSEQLGKTAGKDTATEKATYPGLYGVELSVEMARRLVDEACGALDSFGDRAATLKALARFLVERKK from the coding sequence ATGTTGCCTGAAACTCTGGAACAGGGGCGGCAGCGCATCGATGCAGCCCTGGAGCGTCTGCTGCCGGCGGCGGAAACCCCTCCGGCTTCCATCCATCGCGCCATGCGGCACAGCGTGTTCGCCGGGGGCAAGCGGCTGCGCCCCATCCTGGCGATGGAGGCGGCGCAGCTCATCTGCGGTTCCCTGCCCGCAGGCATCGAAGACCTGGGCTCGGCGCTGGAGATGCTGCATACCTACTCGCTGGTGCACGACGATCTTCCGGCGCTGGACAACGACGACCTGCGGCGCGGGCGTCCGACGTGCCACAAGGCGTTCGGTGAAGCCACCGCCATCCTGGCCGGCGACGCCCTGCAGACCACCGCCTACCAGGTGCTGGCGCGCCTGGCGTGCCCGGCGGACCGGCGGGTGCGCATCATCGAAGAAATCGCGGTCGCCACCGGCACGGTGAACGGCATGATCGGCGGCCAGGTGATGGATCTCGAAGCCGAGCGCACGCGGCCCGACGCCCGGACGCTGGAGACCATTCACCGCTCGAAGACCGGCGCGCTCATCACCGCCAGCATCGTCACGGGCGGGCTTTTCGCCGGGGCCAGCGACGCCCAGGTGGCGCGCCTGCGCGAGTTCGGGCGTTCCATCGGCCTGGCCTTCCAGATCGCCGACGACGTGCTCGACGTCACGCAATCGTCCGAGCAACTGGGCAAGACCGCGGGCAAGGACACCGCCACCGAGAAGGCCACCTATCCCGGCCTGTACGGCGTGGAGCTGTCGGTCGAGATGGCCCGGCGCCTGGTGGACGAGGCCTGCGGGGCGCTGGACTCCTTCGGCGACCGCGCCGCCACCCTGAAAGCGCTGGCCCGGTTCCTGGTGGAACGCAAGAAATAG